CTGCGGATCACGGTAGGCGACCTGGTGGGTGGCATCGAGCGGCGTCAACGAGGTCTCGACAGCCAGCAGGAAGAGGTCCAGGCGGAGATCGCCGGACTCCTGCAGTCGGATTGGTTCGGAGCCGTCGATCGCTGCCAGTCACTGCTCGACACCACGACCGAGACGCTTGGAGAGCTGAACGAGGTCCTCCTGCGCGACACGCACCACTTCGTGGCTCTTCTGCAGGAGATCCAGGCGCTGGCCATCGAGGCGGAGAGGGCCGAGCCCGAGGAGGCAGTCCAGCGAGTGATCGAGCACGTCGACCGGATCGGAGCCTGGGGAGGTGCTCGGCAGCAGGCGTGGTCGGAGTACTATCAGTACGTCCACCGCTATCTGCGCGACGTCGTTCGCCTCGATCCCGACCGGGCGCTCAGCCAACGCCTGCGTGATCAGGTCGCGAACTGGACGTCGCGGCCCTTCCACCTGGTGGTGGCCGCAGCGCCGTCGATCCGGCTCTTGCGTCCGCTCCAGTCGCGGGTCGAGAAGCCGCCGGTCACTCGACCCCGGGCCGACCGCGAGGTGGCTCCGGAGTTCGTGGATCCCGAGGACGCCGGTCTGGCTCTCTCGACACTGGTCGCACAGGCCCTGGAGGCCGGTGCCGTGTCGTTGGCGGAGGTCACGGAGTGGGTGCTTCCCCGTTGCCCGACTGCTTCTCGCTACGCGATCGCCGGGCGCACTGCGGAGGAGCTCGCCCGCGTCGCTCGGCCCCGCAGTGACCGCGAACGATCTTGGCGGCCGGTCGCAGAGGATCTGGAGTTGGAGGACTGGGAGCTTCCCGCGCAGGAAGACAAGATGCTCGACGAGGAGAAGACGCAGTGAAGACGTCCGGTTTCGGGTCCCTCGAGGAGGTCATCGCCGACGAGCACTTTCCGGAGGTGGACCTCGCGCTGCGACGCGGCCGCCACGTGGGACGTGACGACGGTACCGTCTACGACTACCTCGTGGACGCCCTCGACCATCTCGAGCCCTTCTACCGGCGGTTCGGTTGCGAACTCGTGCAGCAGGCGGACGGCTACTTCTATCTCCTTCCCTCGGGGGATCGCCTTGGGCGACGGCAACTCTCGGCCGGGGAGATGCTCGTCGGCCAGACCCTGGCCCTGCTGTACCTGGACCCCGCGACGCTGCAACACGGGGGTGTGGTACGCCGTGAGGCGCTCCTGCAGCGACTCGCCGGCCTCGTGGGAACCGAGACCCTCGTACGGACACTCAATCCGAGACGCAGGAAGTTCGACGAACGCATCGCTGCCGAGACCGTGCGCACGAAGGTGGGCGATGCCCTTCGTCGGCTCGCCGAACTGGGTTTCATCGACGTGCTGGACGACGGGACGATCCGGCTGCGTCCCGCCCTGATGCGCTTCGCCGAGCCGGTCCGCGATCTGAGCGACCGGGACGTCGCCCTCGAGCAGTTGGTTCGACGCGGCGAGGTCGTTCTCGACGACGAGGACGACGAGGAGATCGTGGAATGAGTCGAACGCGCGCGCAGGCTCTTGCCCTCGTCAACTGGAGGGGCGTCTTCTACGAGCGCTACCTGGTCGACCGTCACGTGACAGCCCTGGAGGGGGCGAACGGGGCGGGAAAGACGACGGTGATGATCGCCGCCTACGTCGTGCTCCTGCCCGACATGTCGCGTCTGCGGTTCACGAATCTCGGCGAAACCGGGGCCACGGGCGGGGACAAGGGTATCTGGGGGCGTCTCGGCGAATCGGGACGCCCTTCCTACGCGGCGGCCGACTTCCTCGTCGCGCCCGACCAGCGGCTCGTGGCGGGTGTCCATCTCGAGCGCAAGGGCGAGCCGACGGTCGAACCGACACCGTTCGTCATCACCGGGCTCGCCTCCGAGGCACGATTGCAGGACGTCTTGCTCCTGGCGCAGGGAGAACAGGAGTTGGTTCCCGAGCTGAGCGAGCTGCGCGAGAACGTGGCGCGTGCCGGTGGACGATTGCAGGTCTTCTCCACGGCGCGTGACTACTTCGCGGCCCTGTTCGAGCACGGTGTCACGCCGCTCCGCCTGGGCACTGACGAGGAACGCAACAAGCTCAACGAAATGTTGCGTACGAGCATGACCGGCGGGATCTCACGCACGCTCACCTCGGAGTTGCGATCCTTCCTGCTCAAGGAGGAGAGAGGGCTGGCCAACACCCTCCAGCGCATGAAGGCGAATCTCGACGCCTGCCGGCGTACACGCACCGAGGTGCAGGAGTCACAGCGCCTCGAGCGCGAGATCGGTGGGGTGTTCGAGTCCGGACAGTCCATGTTCGCCGCGGCCTACCTGGCGACCCGTGAGCGCGCCGACGAGCGGCGCCGTCGTCTGGCCGAGGCGGAACACGCCCTGCTGGAGGCGAGGAAGCGACGGGCCGAGGCGGATGATCTCCTCGCGCGCGTCGACGCTCTGCTCGACAGTCGAGGAACCCGCCAGGAAGCCCTCACCCGGGAGCTGGAAGCAGCCGAGGAAGGCCTTCGCCGGCTCGAGCAGGCCCTGGAGGCGGCCCGCGAGGTCGCCCGTCGGCGGGACGAACTCTCCACGGCCGAGGCCGAGGAGGGGAAGGCCG
This sequence is a window from Candidatus Krumholzibacteriia bacterium. Protein-coding genes within it:
- a CDS encoding chromosome partition protein MukE, whose translation is MKTSGFGSLEEVIADEHFPEVDLALRRGRHVGRDDGTVYDYLVDALDHLEPFYRRFGCELVQQADGYFYLLPSGDRLGRRQLSAGEMLVGQTLALLYLDPATLQHGGVVRREALLQRLAGLVGTETLVRTLNPRRRKFDERIAAETVRTKVGDALRRLAELGFIDVLDDGTIRLRPALMRFAEPVRDLSDRDVALEQLVRRGEVVLDDEDDEEIVE
- a CDS encoding condensin subunit MukF, translated to MTADPSRLLAALARDQVSLDLKTVDLCFLAGLYLRADRAALASFEEDVLVDMFEQVCDLVDPGAERPRKRATHAIQRLRDQRMLARVDGAGIVRSGEYALTRLAAAVVEYFLADEALTRESLTLLTATLRAQLAEILAAARRADTEEAWNQWVVAPLRITVGDLVGGIERRQRGLDSQQEEVQAEIAGLLQSDWFGAVDRCQSLLDTTTETLGELNEVLLRDTHHFVALLQEIQALAIEAERAEPEEAVQRVIEHVDRIGAWGGARQQAWSEYYQYVHRYLRDVVRLDPDRALSQRLRDQVANWTSRPFHLVVAAAPSIRLLRPLQSRVEKPPVTRPRADREVAPEFVDPEDAGLALSTLVAQALEAGAVSLAEVTEWVLPRCPTASRYAIAGRTAEELARVARPRSDRERSWRPVAEDLELEDWELPAQEDKMLDEEKTQ